DNA sequence from the Janibacter sp. CX7 genome:
GACAGCAGCATCAAGATCGGCATCAAGTTCGACCAGCCGGGTCTCGGCCTGAAGGAGGGCAACACCTACTCCGGCTTCGACGTGGACGTCGCCAACTACGTGGCCAAGGAGCTCGGCAAGACGGACGTGCAGTTCGTCCAGGCCCCGAGCAAGCAGCGCGAGGACCTCATCGCCACCGGCCAGGTCGACCTGATCTTCGCCACCTACTCGATCACCGACGAGCGCAAGGAGAAGGTCTCCTTCGCCGGGCCGTACTTCATCGCCGGCCAGGACCTGCTCGTCGCCACCGACGCCAAGATCACCGGGCCCAAGGACCTCGACGGCAAGAAGCTGTGCTCGGTCACCGGCTCCACGTCGGCGGACAACGTCAAGAAGGAGGTCCCGGGCGTCAACCTCCAGGAGTTCGACACCTACTCCAAGTGCGCGGAGGCCGTCTCCAAGGGCCAGCTCGACGCCCTGACGACCGACGACACGATCCTCGCCGGCTACGCAGCGCAGGAGCAGTACAAGGGCAAGCTCAAGGTCGTCGGCGCGCCCTTCTCCGAGGAGCGCTACGGCGTCGGCCTGAAGAAGGGCGACACCGCGCTCTGCGAGGACGTCAACAAGGCCCTGACCAAGATGGTCGACGACGGCGAGTGGGACAAGGCGGTGGAGAAGAACTTCGGTCCGGCGAACTTCAAGGTCGACGCCAAGACCAACCCGCCGAAGCTCGACGCCTGCTCCTGACCGGGTGGACGAAGGGGGCCGGCCACCTGCGCGAGGTGCGCTCGGCCCCCTTCGTCCCACCGCTGACGACGCCATCGACAAGGAGTAGTGGATGAGCGAGCTCTTCCAGCAGTTCGACGTGTGGGGAGCCTTCTGGCTGACGATCAAGCTGGCCGTCTTCTCCCTCGCGGGGGCTCTCGTGCTCGGCACGATCATCGCCATCATGCGGGTCTCGCCGGTGGCGATCTTCCGCTTCGCCGGGGCGGCCTACGTCAACATCGTGCGCAACACCCCGCTGACGCTGATCCTCACCTTCACGATCATGGTCATGCTCTACGACCTGGGCATCAACCTCGCCGACGAGAACAGCCCGACGTCGATCACCGACAACGGCGTGCGCTGGGCGATCGTCGGACTCGTCGTCTACCACGCCTCCTTCGTCTGCGAGGCGATCCGCAGCGGCATCAACACCGTGCCGCCGGGCCAGGCCGAGGCCGCCCGCTCGATTGGCCTGGGCTTCACGCAGAACCTGCGCCACGTCGTGCTGCCGCAGGCGATTCGCGGGTCCATCGCGCCCCTGGCGTCGGTGACCATCGCGCTCATCAAGAACACGACCGTCGCGGCGGCCATCGGCGTCGCCGAGACCGCGGCCTTCATGAGCGAGGCGATCGAGCTGCGGGCCGACCTCAACTACGTGACCTTCGCCCTCGTGGCCGGCTTCTTCCTGCTCCTCACCCTGCCGATCGGCATCGGGCTGACGAGCCTGTCGCGACGAATGGCGGTGAAGCGATGAGCACCCAGACCGTCCTCTTCGACAACCCGGGCCCCAGGGCGCGGATGCGCTACCGGATCATCGCCGTGCTCGGCCTGCTCGTCGCCGCCGCGATCCTGTGGGTCGTCGTCGGCAAGCTCAACGAGTACGAGGAGTTCTCCGGCGCGAAGTGGTCGCCCATGGCCACCTGGGAGACCTGGCGCTACTACCTGCTCCTCGGGCTGTGGAACACGGTCAAGGCGGCCGCGCTGTCGGTCCTCGGCGCGAGCATCTTCGGCTTCGTCTTCGGCTCGGGCCGGCTGTCGGGCCACCGGGTCATCCGCTGGCTCAGCGGCGCGGTCGTCGAGTTCTTCCGCGCGATCCCCGTGCTGATCATGATGATCTTCTTCTTCGGGATCTACGCCTACAACGGCGTCTTCTCGGCGGAGATCAACCCGCTGGCCGCGGTCGTCACGGCGCTGACCCTCTACAACGGTGCGGTCATGGCCGAGCTGCTGCGCTCGGGCGTGCACTCGCTGCCCTCCGGCCAGCGCGAGGCCGGCCTGGCGGTGGGGCTGTCGCCGGGTCAGGTGCTGCGCTCGATCCAGATCCCACAGGCGGTCACCGCCATGCTGCCGGCGCTGGTCAGCCAGCTCGTCGTCATCCTCAAGGACACCGCGCTCGGCACCGTCATCACCTATCCGGAGCTGCTGCAGCAGGGGCAGAACCTCTCGTCGCTGCACTCCAACATCTTCGCCGCGCTCGTCGTCGTCGCGATCGTCTTCATCCTCGTCAACTGGGGCCTGACCTCGCTCGCCGGCCTGCTCGAGCGGCGGATCAACCGTCGTGGACGCACCGCTGGCGATGCTCTGGCGACAGCCCCGACCGTGGCCGGAGCCGCCGCCGACGACTGACGCCTCCTCCCCACGAGACGGTCGAAGGGAGGGGACGCGCGACTCGCGCGTCCCCTCCCTTCGTCATGCCGGTGGTCCCGTCACCCCACGTGACGGCACCTCCGGGGCCGGGTCACTTCTTGCCGTTGCCCTTGGGGTAGGCGGCGGTCACCTCGACCTCGACGAGCCAGCCCTGGACCGGCAGGTTCTCCACCTCGACCGCGAAGCGCGACGGGCGGGCGGAGTTGGTGACGATCGGGTTCTTCGGTGCGGCGGTGCCCATCGAGACCGGGATCGGCTTGCCCGTGGACAGGCTGGTGTTGGCGAAGTACTGGCGGTAGGCCCGGTTCCAGCCGTTGAAGTCGGCCGTCTCGGCGCCCTCCGGGTTGGACAGGAAGACGCGCATCGTCGTGACGTCGTCGTAGTCCAGACCGGCGCGCTCGAGATTGTTGCCGATGGCCTCGAGCACGTTGAGGCCCTGCGCCTCGGTGACCGTCACACCCTGCGGCAGGGTGCCGCCGGGGAAGGTCGCCGCGTCGATGTAGCGCTCGGCGGACCCGGCCGGAGCGCTCGGGTTGGCGGAGGTCGGACCGAGGCCGCTCGCCTGGTACGTCGAGAGGTTGGAGCCGAGCGCGACGCCGTCGGCGATCATCGGGTTGTCCTGGCCGGCCGGCAGGACGCGGGTGTACTCGGTCGGCTTCGGCGGGCCGACGGCCTTGAAGGTCGCGGCCCCGGCGGGGAGACCGACGGCGAGACCGCAGACGGTGGCGATGGCGATGGTGGAGCGACGACGCATGGTGGTGCCCTTCGTGGTGGTGTGGCGGTGCTGTGCAGGGGTGGTGCCGGTGCGGGGGGTGTGGCTCGGGGTCACGAGGTGACCCTCGTGTGGATCGCCGCGACCGCGGCGCGGGCGGAGGTCATCGCCCCGTGCTGCCAGGCGATGGCGTGCGAGAGGTGGTCACCGGCGAAGTGGACGCGGCCGCTCGGCTCGAGAAGCTTGGCGTAGGGGGTGCCGGGGCCCTGGCCGTCGGGCCAGCTGACCCACGCGCCCTCGATGTGCGGCACCCTCATCCAGTCGACGGAGAAGGCCGACTGCACGCCCTCGGCGTAGGTCGGACCGAAGATCTCCGCGCCCTGGGCGACGGCCTTGGCCTGGCGGGCGGCCGGCGAGAGCTGGCCGTAGGTGCGGGCGGAGGCGCCGGTGTTGTAGTAGCCGATGACGACGCCGCCATCGCCCTGGAAGCCGTGCGAGGGGAACCACATGTTGGCCAGCTCGTTGGAGGAGTTGGTGATGCCGCCGTAGAGGTCGTGGTCCTGCTCCCACCAGCGTCGCGAGTACTCGATGCCGATCTTGCCGGCGTCACTCACGCTGGCCGACTTCATGGCCGCGACGACGTCCTTGGGCAGGTTGGAGCTGATCTTGGCGGTGATGTGCGGGGGCATCGCGGCGACGCAGTAGTCGGCCGTGATGCGGCGGGTGCCGCCCTTGGTCCGGTAGGCCACCTCGACGCCGTCGGCCGAGGTGCGGATGTCGGTGACGACGGCCTGGTAGGTGATGTTGCCCTTGCTGACGGCCTTTTCCAGGGCGTAGGCGATGCGGTCCATGCCCCCGACGGGCTGGAACATCATCATCGACTGGTCCCAGCTGAGCTCGAAGGGGAAGTAGTTGCCGATGCCGCTCAGCAGCACGTCGCTCATCGACCACGGGTCGAGCGGGACGCCCGCCTGCAGGCCTTCGGCCGGCTCCTCGGAGTAGCCTCGCCGACCGCCTCCGGTGTACGCGTAGCTGCTGTTGAGGCCACCGAGACCGGTGAGCAGGCGCAGCAGCGCGGTCTTCTCGGCCGCGGACAGGCTCGAGTCGAGGGAGCCTGACGTCGTCGCCTGGGCGAGCAGCTCGCTGATGTAGCCCAGGACGTCGGACTTGGCCGCCCGGTGCTTGATCCGCTCACCGTCGAGCGCCGTGCCGGGGCGCCAGAGGTACGCCTCGGCGTTGACGTTGACGAAGGGCTCGATGGCCACGCCGAGTTCGCGGCAGTAGTCGAGGGTGACGTGGTGCTGCGGGATCCGGCCGGGGCCGGCGTTCATGTACTCCCCGCGGGAGAACGACGCCCGCTGCGTGCGTCCCTGGGTGTCCGTCGCGCTCGTGCCGCCGCGGACGGTCCAGTTGCGTCCGCCGGGCCGGTCCATGGCCTCGAGGACCGTGACGTCGTAGCCACCCTTGCGCAGCTCGTAGGCCGCGGTCAGGCCCGCGATCCCCCCGCCGAGCACGACGACCTTGGTCCCCTTGCCTCGTGACCCGCTGAGCGGGGTGAAGTCGGGGGTCTCGACGGCGTGGGCGGGCGAGCCGACGGCGGCGGTCAGGGCGGCCAGGCCGGCGGTGAGCCCGCCTGCCTGCAGGACGGTACGACGTGAGGTCGAGTCGATCATCAGCACTCCTGTGGTTGGGTGCGATGACGCTATGGAGGCCGCGTTTCTTGGTCTCGCGCAACGGGTTTCGGCACGGTGACGTGGACGGGTGGTGTGTGAATCACCTGTAAATCCATCGCGCTACCGGCATGTCAGGTCACGGAGCCGCTCCCCCGGTCCCTGAGGCAGCTATCTCCCGCTCCCTGTGGAAGGTCGCGCAGCGACCGCCTCGAAGGGCGCTTCGAAGGGCAGCACGAAGGGGGCTGCGCCAAGGAGGGTGCGCAGCCCCCTTCGTGCATGGGGCGTGGGTGGGTCCGGTCAGCCGACCTTGTGCAGCCACCGGACGGGGGCACCGTCGCCCGCGTGGCGGAATGGCTCGAGCTCGGCGTCCCAGGCGTCGCCGAGCAGCTCGCCGAGCATGTCCTCGACGGCCTCACCGGCGCCCTGGGCGAGGGTCATGACCTCACGCAGGCGGTTTTCGTGCAGGACGACGTCGCCGGACGCGCTGATCGTCGCGTGGTGGATGCCGAGGGTGGGCGTGTGGCTCCAGCGGGAGCCGTCGAGCCCCGGCGTGGGCTCCTCGGTGACCTCATAGCGCACGTTGTCCCAGCCGCGAAGGGCGGAAGCCAGCTTGGCGCCGGTGCCGGGCTCCCCCGTCCAGGAGAACTCGGCACGCTTGAGCGACCGGCCGAGCTGCTGCTCGGTCCAGTCCAGTGACACAGCCTGATCCAGCACGGACTCGAGCGCCCACGTGATGTGGGGGCACAGGGCCGTCGGGGTGCTGTGGATGAACACCACACCTCGGGTGCTGATGCGCTTTCCTGCAGACATCCTGATCCTCCTTGAGTGCGATGGACGTCTTCCCCAACGCCAGGCACTCCCTGCAAGGACCGAACGGCTGCGGCGCAATGACACTCTGCGGCGTGCTGCTCGAGCGATATGTGCACGCGAACGTGCTTGTGCGGCCATTGTGCCCCAACTACCACAGGAGCACCAGCCCTCACCGTGGCCCCTCCCTCACCACGTGTCGCGCGGCGTGACGGGGTAACCTCACGCCGTCGCCTGCGGGCGAAGGGGGCGATAGCTCAGTCGGTCAGAGCAGCGGACTCATAATCCGTCGGTCCTGGGTTCAAGCCCCAGTCGCCCCACCACACTCACCGTCTCCAACTCCGCAAGACCCCAGGGTTTTGCGGAGTTGCCGTTCGGCGACAGCCTCTCGCGCACCGGCACGGCCGGGAGCATCCTTGGTGGATGCGGCGACAACGGTGCCGCCGCCCGAGTCAGGGGATGTGGGCGTCATGAGCAGGACGAGATCGATGAGAGCGCGGCTGGCAGCCGCGACGTGCGCGGCGGCGATGGCCGTCGCGGGAGGCGCTCTGGCGAGCGCACCGGCGCAGGCGAAACCGACTGCGGCGCAGACGAGCACGGCGTGCTCGACCAGCTGGGGTTCCTGGGCCAAGCAGGCCCCGACGATGTCGTGGTCGCAGATCACCAACGCACGAGCCGGTCGGCACACCTGCTTCGACCGCTTCGTCGTCGACCTGCGCGGAACGCTGCGCGGTTACGACGTGCGCTACGCGCCCGTCTACACCGAGGGCCAGGGCAAGCGGGTGTGGCTCAAGGGCGACGCCGACCTGCGGGTCATCGTGCGCGGCCCGGCCTACGACAGTCGCGGTCGGGCGACCTACGACCCCCGCTCGAAGCTCAACGCGGTCGACGTGACCAGCTTCCGGACCTTCCGCCAGATCGCCTTCGCGGGCAGCTTCGAGGGGCAGAGCACCTTCGGCATCGGCACGCGGGCCCGCCTGCCGATGCGCGCCTTCATCACGCCCACGACGGGAGGTTCGCGACTCGTCGTGGACGTCGCGCACACCTGGTGACCGGCCGCGCACTGAGCACGTGCAGCGGGGGGTGAGTGGCCTCCTGACCGAGGCGTCCGACAAAGATCCCGATGGGGTCTGGTGGTTGTCGGCGGCTGGCTCTAATCTTCTCCTCGGTCGGGGGGCTGCCCCGCCACACTCCCTTCGCTCATCCGAGGTCATCCACCCATGCTCAAGCGCGCCGCGGCTGCCGCCGCCCTCTCCCTCGTCCCCATCGCGGTCACCGCGGTCCCGGCCCAGGCCGCCTACTCCTGCGGGGTCACCGTCCCCAGCAAGGTCTCGATCACCAGCTACTACCGGACGATCACCGGCAAGTACAGCCAGGGGTGCCTCCTGTACGCGGAGGACGCTGCGTGGAGCGTCGTCCACCCGACCCAGGGCCCCGAGGACATGTTCTGGTTCGACGGTGCGTCCAGCGAGTCCCTCGACTGGTACAGCTGGGAGCCGCTCGGCACCTACACGGTTCAGCCCGAGGGCGCCTTCGACTACAACTACAACGACATGACCCAGAACACGACGAAGATGACGGTCAAGCTCGGCGCCCGCCAGACGATCAGCACCAGCCGCGCCGGCAGCTATGTCACCGTCAAGGGCACCGCGACCCGCTTCTCCCCCAACGCGGACCAGTTCCGCGCCTGGTCGGGCACCAAGGTCACCCTCCGGCAGAAGACCTGCTCCTCCTGCTCCTGGAAGTGGGTCAAGTCCGGCACGACCGACCGCTACGGCCGGGTGACGCTCAAGGCCTATGCCTCCACCGCGCGCTACTGGCAGCTCGCGACGGCCGACACCAGCACCACGTGGGGTCGCGCCTCCTCGTCGGCCAAGCGCTGACGCGGATCGGCCTGTCCCTCAGTCCTCGTCGTCGTGGGGGCTGAGGGTCAGGTCGACCATGATCTCGGTGGCGAGCCGCTCGAGGTCGGCCTGCAGCGCGTCGAGGTCGGTGCCGGCGGGCACCGTCGCGACGGCGATCGCCTCGAAGAGCCGTCCGCCCGCCATCGGCGCGTCGCTCGTCGTGCTCACCAGCTCGGCGACGCTCAGCCCGTGCTGGGCGAGCACCCCCGAGACCGCACCGACGATGCCGGGGCGGTCGTTGCCGAGCAGCTCGACCCGCACGTCCTGGCCGCCCCCAGCCGGGTCGGCGGGCGCACTGCCGTCGTGCACGGTGACGTCGAGCAAACCCTGCAGGGGCTCGAGCGCGGTGCGCAGCGCGTCGGCCCGGTCGCTCGGCACCGAGACGACGACGATGCCGGCGAACTTGCCCGCGAGCTCGCTCAGGTGGCTGCGCTCCCAGTTGCCACCGCCGGTCTCGATGACGTCGGCGAGAGCCTTGACGAGTCCGGCGCGGTCGTCGCCGATGACGGAGAGGACGAGTGTCGTGGTCACACCTGCAGCCTAGTCACCGGGCTGCGAGGATGGGCACGTCCGACGAAGGGGGACGACGTGCGCCGTGTCCGTGCGCTGGCTGCCGCCGCCATCGGCGCTGCCCTGCTCACCGCGTGCGTGCGACCCGTCGACGTCGACCCGACGGGCAGCGGCCAGCCCCCCGAGACCGGGTCCACCTCGACGCTCACGCCGTCGAGCACGCCGGGACCGAGCCCCAGCCTCCACGCGACCGACCTGCCCCGCACGCTGCGGGTGGCCATCTCCTACGACCAGCCGGGCGTCGGCCTGCGCGAGGGCAGCAGCTACAGCGGGCTCGACGTCGACGTCGCCCGCTACGTCGCGCAGTACCTCGGCATCTCGCGGATCAGCTTCGTCCGGGCCGTCACCGACCAGCGCGAGACGCTCCTCGAGACCGGTCAGGCCGACCTCGTCCTCGCGGCTTACTCGATGACGCCGGAGCGAGCCGACGACGTGACCTTCGCCGGGCCCTACCTGGCGACCGGGCAGGACCTGCTCGTGCGCGCCCGCAGCACGATCAGCTCGCCACGGCAGCTGCGTGGCTTCACCGTCTGCACCGTCCAGGGGTCACGCTCGACCGACGAGCTCGTCGACGCCTACCCGGGCCTGCACCTGACCGTGCAGCCGACGATCTCCGACTGCGTCGCCATGCTGCAGCAGGACAAGGTCAAGGCGGTCACGTCCGACGCGGCGATCCTCCTCCCCTTCGCCCGGGAGTCGAGGGGACGTGACCGGCTGCGCCTGACCGGCCGGCTCTTCACCCAGGAGCGCTGGGGCGTCGCCATGCGGCGCGAGGACACCGTCCTGTGCGAGGACGTCAATGATGCGCTCGCGGACATGGTCGAGACCGGTGCGTGGCGGCGGGCAGTGCGCGCCAACCTCGGCACCAGCTGGAGTCTGCCGACCCGCACCCTTACTCCCCCGACGCTGGGCGACTGCCCCGCTCCGCGCTCCCCCAGCCCGAGCGGGTCCGACGGCCCTCCGACCTCGAGCTGAGGCGGCATGCGAGAGGCCCGCAGTCCGTGTGGACGTGCGGGCCTCTCGTGCTGGCTCCCCCGGTTGGACTCGAACCAACAACCCTCCGGTTAACAGCCGAATGCTCTGCCAATTGAGCTACAGGGGATCGCGCCGAAGCGCTGCGCCACCATAGCAAGAAGGTGGCCGCGACACGAAAACGGGGGGCCGGATCAGTCCGGCGTGCCCACCAGGTCGGGGTGGTGGATCGCCGCGACGTCCGGGTGGGCCCGCAGACGGGCCTTGAGCAGGTTGTCGCCGTAGCGCGCGGAGATGACGTTGGACGCGTCCTGGGTGATGCCACGGGCGGCCTGCGCCAGCTCCGGACGAAGGGGGACGACCGGCACCTCGGCGTCGAGGCCGGGGTTGAAGAAGAAGGGGATGGACAGCCGCTCGGTGCCGACGGGCGGCGCCGTCACCCGGTGCGACGTCGCCCGCAGGTAGCCGTCGGTGACGGCCTCCATGAGCTCGCCGATGTTGACGACGAAGCAGTCGTCGGTCGGGGGCAGGTCGATCCAGCCGTCGTCGGTCTCGACCTGCAGACCGGCCTTGCCCGGCTCGATGAGCAGCAGGGTGAGGAAGCCGGGGTCCTTGTGTCCGCCCACGCCCTGCGAGGCGCCGGCGGCGCCCGGGTAGCGCACGAGCTTGAGCAGCGTCGACGCCTGGTCGAAGGTCGACGCGAAGTGGTCGGCCGGCGCCCCGAGCGAGAGCGCCCACTCGGCCATCAGGCGTCGGCCGATGTGGCCCAGGCGCTCGGTCCAGGCCTCGATGACCGTGCGCAGCCGCGGCAGCGCGGCGGGCCACTGGTTGGGCCCGTCGAGGCGCAGGTAGGGCGGGTCCGCGACGACCGGCGTCGGCCGATCCGGGCCGATGTCGATCTGCTCCCGGTGGTCGACCTGCCCCTGGGTCAGCTCACCCCCGAGACGCGTCCACCCGCGAAACTGTGCGCTCCTGGTCATCTCGATCGCGCGCTTGTCCTCCTCGGGGAGCGCGAAGAAGGCCCGCGCCGTGTCGAAGAGCTCGTCGACGACCGCGCGGTCGATGCCATGGCGCAGGTGGAAGAAGCCGACCTCGTGGGTCGCTCGACGCAGCTCGTCACGGAAGCGCTCGACCGCCTCCGGGCCGCCGTAGAGATCGGCCAGGTCGAGGACGGGCAGCCCGTTGACTGTCATCAGGCCTCGCGCCCGACCTGCTCCGCCAGTCGCGCTGCGACCTCCTCGGTCGCGGCCACGAGCTGGGGGTCGTCGGGGTCGCAGCCGCGGCCGACGATCGTCTGGGCGAGGACCCGTCCGGACGCGAGGTCCTTGCGCAGGACGACGCGCGCTCGGCGCGCCCGGTCGAGCGTGACCTCCTCGACGAGCACGACGCTCGCCTGCACCCGCTCGTGGAAGGCGTCGGGCACCCCGCCGGCCTCGGGGATCGTCCAGCTGCCGGCCGGCCCGCCGTCGACCCAGGTCACGGTGAGGACGTCGGTCTCGGGGTCCCACCGGCCGCGGTCGACGAGGTGCCAGGCCCTCCCTTCGGCCAGCGGACCACCGGTGACCACGAGCCGGAACGAGGTGATGACGACGACCTCCTCACCGGCCGCCGCCGTCGCGAGGACCCGCTCGCCGCGGCCGAGCTCGACACCTGGGGGGACGGGCACCGCTCGTGAGCGCTGCCACCGGGACCACACGGGACTCACACGATCTCCTCGCGCAGCGCGGCGCGCTGCCGCTCGAGCGACTGCAGGGACAGGGACAGGTCACGCAGCGCTGAGGGGTCGGCGCTCGGGTCGGCCGCCAGGCGGCGCATCTGCGACATCGCGTCGGAGATGCGTCGGCTGACGGCCACCTCGCGCACCCGCACGAGCAACGAGCGGGTGTAGCTCGCCGGCGGCAGGCCCGTCGACTGGTCGTGGACGACCGGCAGCGGCGCCACCGACAGCTCGGCGAGCAGCGAGGAGACGGCGAGCGGCGTCGCCTCGTCGACGAGGGCGTGCCACGCCGTGTGCGCCTGCCCCTCGAGCAGCGGTCCGACGGAGCGGATCGCGTCGAAGACCGCCCGGTGCGCCGGGGCCGTGAAGGTCTCCGGCTCGACGGCATCGAGGTCGGCGGACGTGAAGAGCGAGGGGTGCTGCAGGATCGACTGGAGCAGCTGGCGCTCGGCCATGACGATCGGGTCGCGCAGGTCGGGTGCCGGCACGCCGCCGGCCGCCTCCGCGGCCGTCGGCTCGGGGGCCTCCTGCTGGGTGCGGTGCTCCCCCTTCGCCTCGTCGCGCGCCTGGATCCGCCCGGCGCGGGTCACGGCATCGCGCATCTGCTCGACCTCGACCCCGACCCAGCCGGCGACGGTGCGCACGTACTCCGGGCGAAGGGAGGAGTCGCGGATGCTGTTGATGATCGGCGCGACGGCGCCCATGCCCCGCACCCGGCCCTCCGCGGTGTCGAGGTCGAAGCGGGTCAGCGTCGTGCGCACGGCGAACTCGAACATCGGCACGGCGTCGGCGACGAGCTCGCGCACCGCGAGGTCACCCTCCCGCAGCCGCAGGTCGCAGGGGTCCATGCCCTCGCGGGCCACGGCCACGAAGCTCTGGCTGGCCCACTTGTCGTCCTGGGCGTAGGCCTTCATCGCGGCCTTCTGCCCCGCGGCGTCACCGTCGAAGGTGAAGACCACCTTGGCCGGCGCCAGGTCCGCCTCGTCGCGCACGATGCGCCGGATGACCTTGATGTGGTCCTCGCCGAAGGCCGTGCCGCACGTCGCGACCGCCCCTTCGACCCCGGACAGGTGTGCCGCCATGACGTCGGTGTAGCCCTCGACGACGACGACCT
Encoded proteins:
- a CDS encoding glutamate ABC transporter substrate-binding protein, which encodes MMTRRLGAAGATLVLALGLAACGGDSGGGSGSGGSGDDSSIKIGIKFDQPGLGLKEGNTYSGFDVDVANYVAKELGKTDVQFVQAPSKQREDLIATGQVDLIFATYSITDERKEKVSFAGPYFIAGQDLLVATDAKITGPKDLDGKKLCSVTGSTSADNVKKEVPGVNLQEFDTYSKCAEAVSKGQLDALTTDDTILAGYAAQEQYKGKLKVVGAPFSEERYGVGLKKGDTALCEDVNKALTKMVDDGEWDKAVEKNFGPANFKVDAKTNPPKLDACS
- a CDS encoding amino acid ABC transporter permease; translation: MSELFQQFDVWGAFWLTIKLAVFSLAGALVLGTIIAIMRVSPVAIFRFAGAAYVNIVRNTPLTLILTFTIMVMLYDLGINLADENSPTSITDNGVRWAIVGLVVYHASFVCEAIRSGINTVPPGQAEAARSIGLGFTQNLRHVVLPQAIRGSIAPLASVTIALIKNTTVAAAIGVAETAAFMSEAIELRADLNYVTFALVAGFFLLLTLPIGIGLTSLSRRMAVKR
- a CDS encoding amino acid ABC transporter permease, giving the protein MSTQTVLFDNPGPRARMRYRIIAVLGLLVAAAILWVVVGKLNEYEEFSGAKWSPMATWETWRYYLLLGLWNTVKAAALSVLGASIFGFVFGSGRLSGHRVIRWLSGAVVEFFRAIPVLIMMIFFFGIYAYNGVFSAEINPLAAVVTALTLYNGAVMAELLRSGVHSLPSGQREAGLAVGLSPGQVLRSIQIPQAVTAMLPALVSQLVVILKDTALGTVITYPELLQQGQNLSSLHSNIFAALVVVAIVFILVNWGLTSLAGLLERRINRRGRTAGDALATAPTVAGAAADD
- a CDS encoding Rid family hydrolase; its protein translation is MRRRSTIAIATVCGLAVGLPAGAATFKAVGPPKPTEYTRVLPAGQDNPMIADGVALGSNLSTYQASGLGPTSANPSAPAGSAERYIDAATFPGGTLPQGVTVTEAQGLNVLEAIGNNLERAGLDYDDVTTMRVFLSNPEGAETADFNGWNRAYRQYFANTSLSTGKPIPVSMGTAAPKNPIVTNSARPSRFAVEVENLPVQGWLVEVEVTAAYPKGNGKK
- a CDS encoding flavin monoamine oxidase family protein, which gives rise to MIDSTSRRTVLQAGGLTAGLAALTAAVGSPAHAVETPDFTPLSGSRGKGTKVVVLGGGIAGLTAAYELRKGGYDVTVLEAMDRPGGRNWTVRGGTSATDTQGRTQRASFSRGEYMNAGPGRIPQHHVTLDYCRELGVAIEPFVNVNAEAYLWRPGTALDGERIKHRAAKSDVLGYISELLAQATTSGSLDSSLSAAEKTALLRLLTGLGGLNSSYAYTGGGRRGYSEEPAEGLQAGVPLDPWSMSDVLLSGIGNYFPFELSWDQSMMMFQPVGGMDRIAYALEKAVSKGNITYQAVVTDIRTSADGVEVAYRTKGGTRRITADYCVAAMPPHITAKISSNLPKDVVAAMKSASVSDAGKIGIEYSRRWWEQDHDLYGGITNSSNELANMWFPSHGFQGDGGVVIGYYNTGASARTYGQLSPAARQAKAVAQGAEIFGPTYAEGVQSAFSVDWMRVPHIEGAWVSWPDGQGPGTPYAKLLEPSGRVHFAGDHLSHAIAWQHGAMTSARAAVAAIHTRVTS
- a CDS encoding DUF3145 domain-containing protein yields the protein MSAGKRISTRGVVFIHSTPTALCPHITWALESVLDQAVSLDWTEQQLGRSLKRAEFSWTGEPGTGAKLASALRGWDNVRYEVTEEPTPGLDGSRWSHTPTLGIHHATISASGDVVLHENRLREVMTLAQGAGEAVEDMLGELLGDAWDAELEPFRHAGDGAPVRWLHKVG
- a CDS encoding glycine cleavage system protein R — protein: MTTTLVLSVIGDDRAGLVKALADVIETGGGNWERSHLSELAGKFAGIVVVSVPSDRADALRTALEPLQGLLDVTVHDGSAPADPAGGGQDVRVELLGNDRPGIVGAVSGVLAQHGLSVAELVSTTSDAPMAGGRLFEAIAVATVPAGTDLDALQADLERLATEIMVDLTLSPHDDED
- a CDS encoding transporter substrate-binding domain-containing protein — translated: MRRVRALAAAAIGAALLTACVRPVDVDPTGSGQPPETGSTSTLTPSSTPGPSPSLHATDLPRTLRVAISYDQPGVGLREGSSYSGLDVDVARYVAQYLGISRISFVRAVTDQRETLLETGQADLVLAAYSMTPERADDVTFAGPYLATGQDLLVRARSTISSPRQLRGFTVCTVQGSRSTDELVDAYPGLHLTVQPTISDCVAMLQQDKVKAVTSDAAILLPFARESRGRDRLRLTGRLFTQERWGVAMRREDTVLCEDVNDALADMVETGAWRRAVRANLGTSWSLPTRTLTPPTLGDCPAPRSPSPSGSDGPPTSS
- a CDS encoding isopenicillin N synthase family oxygenase, translated to MTVNGLPVLDLADLYGGPEAVERFRDELRRATHEVGFFHLRHGIDRAVVDELFDTARAFFALPEEDKRAIEMTRSAQFRGWTRLGGELTQGQVDHREQIDIGPDRPTPVVADPPYLRLDGPNQWPAALPRLRTVIEAWTERLGHIGRRLMAEWALSLGAPADHFASTFDQASTLLKLVRYPGAAGASQGVGGHKDPGFLTLLLIEPGKAGLQVETDDGWIDLPPTDDCFVVNIGELMEAVTDGYLRATSHRVTAPPVGTERLSIPFFFNPGLDAEVPVVPLRPELAQAARGITQDASNVISARYGDNLLKARLRAHPDVAAIHHPDLVGTPD
- the dnaG gene encoding DNA primase, whose product is MAGRIRAEDVQAVKERSSITDVVREHVTLRPAGIGSMKGLCPFHDEKTPSFTVRETVGAFHCFGCGEGGDVISFVQKLDHLTFAEAVERLAGKLGMELRYEEGGGPRDGVGLGKRGRLLEAHRAAAEFYHERLLGSPEARIGRDFLRERGFASPEAKLFGIGYAPRGGEELARHLRGKGFTDDELTIGGLCGKGSRGLYDRFRGRLIWPIRDITGDTIGFGARRLYDNDRIGAKYLNTTETPIYKKSNVLYGLDLAKKAIRDERQVVVVEGYTDVMAAHLSGVEGAVATCGTAFGEDHIKVIRRIVRDEADLAPAKVVFTFDGDAAGQKAAMKAYAQDDKWASQSFVAVAREGMDPCDLRLREGDLAVRELVADAVPMFEFAVRTTLTRFDLDTAEGRVRGMGAVAPIINSIRDSSLRPEYVRTVAGWVGVEVEQMRDAVTRAGRIQARDEAKGEHRTQQEAPEPTAAEAAGGVPAPDLRDPIVMAERQLLQSILQHPSLFTSADLDAVEPETFTAPAHRAVFDAIRSVGPLLEGQAHTAWHALVDEATPLAVSSLLAELSVAPLPVVHDQSTGLPPASYTRSLLVRVREVAVSRRISDAMSQMRRLAADPSADPSALRDLSLSLQSLERQRAALREEIV